A window from Bacillota bacterium encodes these proteins:
- a CDS encoding carbon starvation CstA family protein has translation MAERREDSGSRSGGAATAARGTGRAEISAGRNASAGPAGPSGRKILGFILWALVAVVVAAAFATLAIHRGERVNALWLLVAALGTYALGYRFYALWIARRVMELDPERATPAVAHNDGRDFVPTNRWVLYGHHFAAIAGAGPLVGPTLAAQMGWLPGTLWIVVGAVLAGAVQDFVVLFASMRRKGRSLGEMASDEVGPVGGWIAQIGTLLMALIVLAVLALVVVNALKGSPWGTFVVAMTIPIAILMGLYMRFVRPGQVGEATVIGVALMLVALVLGRGVADSPVLAPVFTLTAPQLAVAIMIYGFLASILPVWFLLVPRDYLSTFLKLGTIALLAVGIVVVHPELQMTGVTRFIDGTGPVFAGRLFPFLFITIACGALSGWHTVISSGTTPKLLERETDAPMIGYAGMLAESFVAVMAMIAATLLTPGLYFAINSPASAIGTTVAQAAQTVSSWGFPIDAATLQRTAQLVGEQTILSRTGGAPSLAVGMAHVFSRFLGGEAVMAFWYHFAILFEAVFILTTVDAGTRVARFMFQGLVGRIWPKFGDVGWYPGTVLASALTVAIWGYFLYAGATDPLGGINTLWPLFGIANQMLGAVALVIVTTVFIKMGKAKYSFVTLVPMLFMYATTWTAALQKIFSPDPKIGFWAHANAFAAKLAAGQIPAPAKTLAQAHQVIFNDRVDAVLTGVFLVIMAGILVDAVRVWLPVLFGRQRPELHEEPYEPRVAFEPGTAAGR, from the coding sequence ATGGCTGAGCGGAGGGAAGATTCGGGCTCCAGGAGCGGTGGCGCCGCTACGGCGGCACGGGGCACCGGACGCGCCGAGATTTCTGCCGGGCGGAATGCTTCCGCCGGCCCGGCAGGTCCGTCCGGAAGGAAGATCCTGGGCTTCATTCTTTGGGCCCTGGTCGCCGTCGTCGTAGCCGCCGCCTTCGCCACGCTGGCCATCCACCGGGGGGAGCGGGTCAACGCGCTCTGGCTCCTGGTCGCGGCGCTGGGCACCTATGCCCTCGGCTACCGCTTCTACGCGCTCTGGATCGCGCGCCGGGTGATGGAGCTCGACCCCGAGCGCGCCACGCCGGCGGTGGCGCACAACGACGGGCGCGACTTCGTGCCCACCAACCGCTGGGTGCTCTACGGTCACCACTTCGCCGCCATCGCGGGGGCGGGGCCGCTGGTCGGGCCGACGCTGGCGGCCCAGATGGGGTGGCTGCCCGGGACGCTCTGGATCGTCGTGGGCGCGGTCCTCGCCGGCGCCGTCCAGGACTTCGTCGTCCTCTTCGCCAGCATGCGGCGGAAGGGGCGGAGCCTGGGCGAGATGGCCAGCGACGAGGTGGGGCCGGTGGGCGGCTGGATCGCCCAGATCGGCACGCTGCTGATGGCGCTGATCGTGCTGGCGGTGCTGGCGCTGGTGGTGGTCAACGCGCTGAAGGGGAGCCCCTGGGGGACCTTCGTGGTGGCCATGACCATCCCCATCGCCATCCTGATGGGCCTCTACATGCGCTTCGTCCGGCCCGGCCAGGTGGGCGAGGCGACGGTGATCGGCGTCGCGCTGATGCTGGTGGCGCTCGTCCTGGGCCGCGGCGTGGCGGACTCGCCGGTGCTGGCGCCCGTCTTCACGCTGACGGCTCCGCAGCTGGCCGTGGCCATCATGATCTACGGCTTCCTCGCCTCCATCCTGCCCGTCTGGTTCCTGCTGGTGCCCCGCGACTACCTCTCCACCTTCCTCAAGCTGGGCACCATCGCTCTCCTCGCCGTGGGCATCGTCGTCGTCCATCCGGAGCTCCAGATGACCGGCGTCACCCGCTTCATCGACGGGACCGGGCCGGTCTTCGCGGGCAGGCTCTTCCCCTTCCTCTTCATCACCATCGCCTGCGGCGCCCTCTCGGGCTGGCACACGGTGATCTCCTCGGGCACCACGCCCAAGCTGCTGGAGCGGGAGACGGACGCGCCCATGATCGGCTACGCCGGCATGCTGGCCGAGTCGTTCGTCGCCGTGATGGCCATGATCGCGGCCACGCTGCTGACGCCGGGTCTCTACTTCGCCATCAACTCGCCCGCCTCGGCCATCGGCACCACGGTCGCCCAGGCGGCGCAGACGGTCAGCTCCTGGGGCTTCCCCATCGACGCCGCCACGCTTCAGCGCACCGCCCAGCTGGTGGGGGAGCAGACGATCCTCTCGCGGACGGGGGGCGCGCCCTCCCTGGCGGTGGGCATGGCCCACGTCTTCTCGCGCTTCCTGGGCGGCGAGGCGGTGATGGCCTTCTGGTACCACTTCGCCATCCTCTTCGAGGCGGTCTTCATCCTGACCACGGTGGACGCGGGCACCCGCGTCGCCCGCTTCATGTTCCAGGGTCTGGTGGGCCGCATCTGGCCGAAGTTCGGTGACGTCGGCTGGTATCCGGGCACGGTGCTGGCCTCGGCGCTGACGGTCGCCATCTGGGGCTACTTCCTCTACGCCGGTGCCACCGATCCCCTGGGCGGCATCAACACCCTCTGGCCGCTCTTCGGCATCGCCAACCAGATGCTGGGCGCGGTCGCGCTGGTGATCGTCACCACCGTCTTCATCAAGATGGGGAAGGCGAAGTACAGCTTCGTCACGCTGGTGCCGATGCTCTTCATGTACGCCACCACCTGGACGGCGGCGCTCCAGAAGATCTTCTCGCCCGACCCGAAGATCGGCTTCTGGGCGCACGCCAACGCCTTCGCGGCCAAGCTGGCGGCGGGGCAGATCCCGGCGCCGGCGAAGACGCTGGCCCAGGCGCACCAGGTGATCTTCAACGACCGGGTGGACGCGGTCCTGACCGGCGTCTTCCTGGTGATCATGGCGGGCATCCTGGTCGACGCGGTCCGCGTCTGGTTGCCCGTCCTCTTCGGCAGGCAGCGGCCCGAGCTCCACGAGGAGCCGTACGAGCCGCGGGTCGCCTTCGAGCCCGGCACGGCCGCCGGCCGCTGA
- a CDS encoding spore coat associated protein CotJA produces the protein MPLPPPSGEASYGIPAGIDLAMAFVPIQSAASYRNPYPYDEALRQGSLWPDLVRPYMGRPWRRPAGGGAAWTR, from the coding sequence ATGCCGCTGCCGCCGCCCTCCGGCGAGGCGAGCTACGGCATCCCTGCCGGCATCGATCTGGCCATGGCCTTCGTCCCCATCCAGTCGGCCGCCTCGTACCGGAATCCGTACCCGTACGACGAGGCGCTCCGGCAGGGGTCGCTCTGGCCCGACCTGGTCCGGCCGTACATGGGCCGGCCCTGGCGCCGGCCGGCAGGAGGTGGCGCGGCGTGGACGAGGTGA